Below is a window of Geomonas oryzisoli DNA.
ACTAAGGAGGTGACGACGATGCAGCGTAGGATAAAGCGGAACTATCGACAAATGAATCCGGCAAAATTTCTCGCTTTCCTTTTAACGGTGAGGCGTTCTCTCACCAACAACCGGAACTACCCTGATACTTTCTGGGGGACAAATCTAGCGCTGTTACAGTTGTTTTTCGAAAAGACTGATGCCTATGAAGTGGCCTTCCGGGCGGCCAGCAACGGTGACCGGGTCCTGATTCATGATCGGGACAAAATAATGGGTGAGATCGTCGTCATTCTGGACCAGATCGTTCCACTTCTTGAAGGTGGCTCCGTACTGAACCCTGACGCTCTGTCCACCACAGGTTTCCCAGTCACCCATGAACGTAGGGCACATAACAGGACAAAGTCGCCCCTGACCTCCTCCAACGACTTTAACGTGGAGAACCTCGGTGAACTGGGCAAGGCACTTGGCAGTGCCTCCACCGTACCGGGCGCTTACAATCACGAAATTCATATCAACAGGGGGGACCCTTCACGTGAGGCGGACTGGTTCCACCACTCGATGTTCCCAGATGCCTCCAGAATGCTCATGGAGAACCTGCAAGCAGGTAACACTTTTTTCCGTATGAGACACCACGGTGCAGATGGACCTGGCCCTTGGTCCCCGGTCACCAGCGTGACAATCTCCTGATCTGAAAGCTGCTAAGTAATCCCTTGGGGCGCCACCATGGCGCCCCAAGACTCTTCTCCAGTTGGTAAGCCCCCTGATTTTATCCGGCCCCTCATCCCACCCAATCCTCTTCCTCCCGTCAGGAAGGTCATACCCTCGACGATGAGGCTCACACACTCGACAATGAGGCTCATACCCTCGACGATGAGGCTCATACCCTCGACGATGAGGCTCATACCCTCGACGATGAGGCTCATACCCTCGACGATGAGGCTCATACCCTCGATGATGAGGCTCATACCCTCGATGATGAGGCTCATACCCTCGATGATGAGGCTCATACCCTCGATGATGAGGCTCATACCCTCGATGATGAGGCTCATACCCTCGATGATGAGGCTCATACCCTCGATGATGAGGCTCATACCCTCGATGATGAGGCTCATACCCTCGATGGTGAGGCTCATACCCTCGATGGTGAGGCTCATACCCTCGATTATGAGGCTCATACCCTCGACGATGAGGCTCATACCCTCGACGATGAGGCTCATACCTTCGACAATGAGGCTCATACCCTCGACAATGAGGCTCATGCCCTTGATCATAAGGCTCAGTCCTCGATCCTGAGGTCTGGGGCCGAAGGGGATAGGCTGCTATAGGATGGTGACTGCTACTACGTCCACCCCCTTTGCGAAGGGGGTACAGGGGGGATTTTAGCGTGTGCACAGGTACAACGAAACGGAGCACCTCAACAAGAATGGAGCCTGTACGGGACTCTTCAGCAGCGGCGACCCCGCTATAAATTAGCCATCTATCGGATGGCCGGGCGTGTCCAGCAACAACTGGTAGAAGGCGAGGTCAAGCCAGCGGCCGAACTTGAAGCCGACCTGGGGCAGAGTGCCGACATGCCTGAAGCCAAGCTGCTCATGCAACGCGATACTTCCGGTGTTGGTCGCATCGATGCCGCCTATCATGGCATGCACGTCGTTCTTCCGTGCCGCCGCTATCAGCTCCTGCATCACCGCCCGGCCCAGCCCGTGGCCGCGGTGATCCTTATGCACATACACCGAGTGCTCGACGGTGTACTTGAAGGCTGGAAAAGCACGGAAGGTGCCGTAGCTTCCGAATGCCAGCAGCGTCCCGGTGCCGTCCTCGATCCCGATCACGGGGAACCCGCCGGCCCGCTTGGCGTCGAACCAGCCGGCCATGAACTGCCGTGTCCGCTGCTGGTATTCATAGAGCGCCGTTGAGCTCACGATCGCATCGTTGAAAATTTCCAGTATCGCATCCGCATGTCGCTCGAAGTCGCAGCTCACGACAGATTGTTCGCTCATCGTTTGTTCCTAGATCTTTTGTTTTGCTAGTACCTCTTAAATGTCTCGGATGCGGAGACCGACGGAATTGTTCCAGCGAGGAAGGAATAGGCCTCTCAGGAACAGCATGAAGATGGGAAGGAAATGTAGCTCAACCCTGTTTTAATGACAACAGGAAACGCCCGAGGAGCGTTTCCCGTTTGCCGTGGTTCTCGCGGCCGCAGATCAAGCTACCTCGTAGATGCGGACCTCCGGTGCCGCATCGAGATACGGGCTGAGGGCGGTCACGACGTCGTGGGTGAAGAGGTCGCTCTGGAGGTAGGCCTTTGCATCGGCCACGGTGGCGAAGCCGTGCAGCACCTGGACATCCTCATCCCTCACCAACAGTTCCTTGGACTTTGCGCCCTGCACCTGCTTCAGAAACGGTTCCTTGTATTTGTTGTACACGCCGGCGGCGGCGGGACGATTTTCATTCGAAACTTTCAGGGTGATTTCGAGGTATGCCATGATAGTTCTCCTTGTCGTCGTATTGCGGTGCCTGCTGCTAAGGTGATGATACGCCAGCCTGTGTCGAAAGAAAAATGGTCTTTTCACTCAGGTGCTCGAAGAGTGGGCGGGTTTGGGTTAGGAGCCGTGTCCTCGCAGAGGTCGGGTCAAGCTTTGGAAAAGATCCTGCCCCTCTGGCCCCTTAGGTCCGCCTTTCAAGTCAGTCCACTCGCGCGATTGAGCTCTCGTTCCGCGGTGATGATTCTGTAGGGAACCGCTCGCAGGATCTCGGAAAGCGGGATGATGCCCTGACGGGCCTTGTCGAGCGCGTCGTCCAGTAATGAACGCATCCCTTTCTCTATCGCCCGCCGCCGGATGATGTGGATCGACTGCTCGGACGCTATCATGTCGGCGATCTCGTCATCGGGGATGAAGAGCTCATAAATGCCTGTTCTCCCCTTGAAGCCCGAGTAGCCGCAGGCTTCGCAACCTGAAGCCGTGTGATACCTTCCGTCCTCGGGGGGGAGATTGAAGAGCTGATGCTGTTGTTCCGTGGGGGCAGTGGGTATCTTGCAGTGTTCACACAGTTTCCGCACCAGGCGCTGCGATATCGCTCCCAGCAGCGAACCTGAGACAACGCCGGCATCGATCCCCAAGGTGAAGAGCCTCGAGACGGTTCGTACCGCGTCGTTTGTGTGCAGCGTGCTGAGCACGAGGTGTCCTGTCTGCGCCGCACGCATTGCCGCACCGGCGGTTTCTTCGTCGCGTATCTCGCCGATCAGAATGACGTCCGGGTTGTGGCGCATGAAGGAGCGCGCGTAATCAGCAAAATCCATGGACGGCGTGATCTGTTTCTGATTGATCTTGTCGAAGGTGTACTCGATAGGATCTTCAACGGTCAGGATCTTGTTTTCCGGCGTATTAATCCTCTGCAGAGCGGAATACAGCGTCGTCGTTTTGCCGCTTCCTGTAGGGCCGGTCACCAGAATGAGCCCTTCGGGATTGGCCGCTATCTGCTCGAATTGGGTCATGACATCCTTGTGAAAGCCCAGTTTGTCCAGACCGATCATCGCATTTGAGCTGTCGAGGACGCGCATGACAACATCTTCGCCAAAAGGACCCGGCACGACTGACACCCTGAAATCGATATTGCGTCTCTTGCCATCTGTTTCATAGACGGCGATGATGCGGCCGTCCTGGGCTCGGCGGCGCTCGGCGATATCGCATCCAGCGAGGATCTTGATGCGGGAGGTGATTGTAGCGATGTTGTCGTTGTCAACCGCAGTCGAGAGGCCTTTAAGCATGCCATCGACCCTGATCCGCACGTCCACGTCATCCTCATACGTCTCGAAGTGGATGTCCGTCGCGCCGTGATCCAAGGCTTTACCGAGAATTTCGTTCAGCAGTTGCACAGGAGAGAGGTCGGGCGAGAACGACAGTTCATTGACCGG
It encodes the following:
- a CDS encoding GNAT family N-acetyltransferase, whose translation is MSEQSVVSCDFERHADAILEIFNDAIVSSTALYEYQQRTRQFMAGWFDAKRAGGFPVIGIEDGTGTLLAFGSYGTFRAFPAFKYTVEHSVYVHKDHRGHGLGRAVMQELIAAARKNDVHAMIGGIDATNTGSIALHEQLGFRHVGTLPQVGFKFGRWLDLAFYQLLLDTPGHPIDG
- a CDS encoding GspE/PulE family protein — translated: MSNNAVEVFTELCQFTVDPASVQLLPQKYCLGNLIVILGKVNPAADSSITVGCLDPKNVVLLTEVSALLQRKVKPVQLNDHEIVKAINTGHGLVQNDPSERLILRPVNELSFSPDLSPVQLLNEILGKALDHGATDIHFETYEDDVDVRIRVDGMLKGLSTAVDNDNIATITSRIKILAGCDIAERRRAQDGRIIAVYETDGKRRNIDFRVSVVPGPFGEDVVMRVLDSSNAMIGLDKLGFHKDVMTQFEQIAANPEGLILVTGPTGSGKTTTLYSALQRINTPENKILTVEDPIEYTFDKINQKQITPSMDFADYARSFMRHNPDVILIGEIRDEETAGAAMRAAQTGHLVLSTLHTNDAVRTVSRLFTLGIDAGVVSGSLLGAISQRLVRKLCEHCKIPTAPTEQQHQLFNLPPEDGRYHTASGCEACGYSGFKGRTGIYELFIPDDEIADMIASEQSIHIIRRRAIEKGMRSLLDDALDKARQGIIPLSEILRAVPYRIITAERELNRASGLT